The Nyctibius grandis isolate bNycGra1 chromosome 31, bNycGra1.pri, whole genome shotgun sequence genomic interval cagaggccccGTGTGCGGGTGTCCCTGCGGAGCCACGCTGGGCGGCGGGTCCCCACTGGGGACGGCATTTCCTGCGCAAGGAAATGGGCTGAGGCCGGCTGGGGCTGCGGCTTCCCGCACCGGCCGTGACGGAGCCTCTGCTCCCAGATGCCTGGCCCTGCTGCGGTGAGCACGACGGGGGACAGGGctccccgtggggctgggggcacagcTGGGTGTTGGAGACACTCCCACGTccaccccctcctccttcctggcAGCAGGATCCAGCCGCCGCGGCGAGAAACCATCCCCTGGCCCCAGGGTGTGCGGCAAGGccagaggggaaactgaggcacggcacTGTGGGGTGGCCTGGAGTGGGGTTTGAACACTTGGCTTTAGCGCAGTGTCCCTGGACCACCTGGGGACCCGTGGCCATGgtgtccctgctgtcccctgccctggggtTTGACTGTCCTGCCTGCCTGTCCCCAACAGGTCCCTGGAACCGGGCAGCTCCGCTGAGTGTCCCTGACATGAAGTGGCTTTGGGTGGTGGCTTTTGTGGCACCTGCCTGCACCGTTCCCTACAACGGCACGGCGGGCAGCACGGGGGACGGAGgtatggggacatggggacagagGTATGGGGGCATGTGGGACTGGGAAGGGAGGGACTGAGGCAGCTGGGATGGAGGtatggggggagcgggggggacggcagggctggggacacagggatgggGGCACAGGGGACTGGTGACAGAGGGACTAGGGGTCTGGTATGGAGATATGGGGGGATCTGGGGGGACTGGAGACAGCAGACTGGGCagactgggagagctggggatggagatggagggagcagggaaggaagtataggggaaggaaggaagcatcaaggggactggggacactgaggGGACCGAGGACAGAATTACAGGGCATCTAAGGATAGAGGTATAGGGACAAGGGTGGgattggggacatggggggactGGTGATGGAGgaatggggacactgggggtcTGGGGACATGAGGGGACCAAGGACAGAGGCAGAGGGGCGGGGGACAttggggagggaagggcactggggtgctggggacagagTTGGGGGGCCCAGGGGGTCACAGACCCCTCCTGACCCAGCGTCACCCCCTACCACTCCCCGTCCCCACCGTGGCGTGTCCCCTTGACCCCCCCTGCTGGGGACCACAAGGGGATTGGGGGGGGTCACCCCCAGGGGTGCAGCCCATGcccaccccatgtcccccaggCCGCTGTGCCCTGCAGCATGGCACCCTGGGCACCGAGGTGCTGCTGCGGTGCCCGGCAGCAGCGGGGGGGGCAGCTGAGTGGCGCCGGGGGGGGACCGTACTGGGGACGTATCCTGCACCGGGGCTGGCCCTCCCCAACGCCAGCCTGGCCGATGAGGGCCACTACAGCTGCCACCACCCTGGCACCGGCGAGACCTGGGCCACCGTCTGCCTGCGGCTGGGCTGTGAGTGACCCTGTCCCCCCCCGCTGCTGCCTGAGGGTCCCCTGGGGCAGCTGGCAGCGGGGTGACCActgtcccctgccccagacCCCCCTGTGCCACCTGCCATTGAGTGCTGGGCCATCAGCTACCCGCAGGCAGTGAACTGCTCCTGGGTCCTGGCCCCCGACCCGCTGCTGGACACTGACTTCGTGGCCACGTACAGGTCAGTGAGGGGGCCCCGagccctggctgtgcccccCCCGTCCCTGTCACACGTGGGGCTGCAGGTAGGCCAGCCCATTGCTCACCCAGCACCCCCCTTCGCCCCCGCCCCAGGCACGGCGTTTGGGGTGCCGTGGAGAGGGGCGAGTGCGTGCACACGGGGCCGCGGAGCTGCTCCTTCGGGGACGTGCAGATGTTCTCCCTCACCCCCTACGAGGTGAACGTGACAGCCATGAACCCGCTGGGCGCTGCCTCCGgcctcctgcccttcctcctgGAGAGCATCAGTGAGTGCTGCTgggaccccccaaacccctcacACTTaacccccctcaccccccaggCAGCGTGCCTGGGTCTAACCCAGCCCTGGGGCTTCCTTCAggcctttcccctctgctttgctGCCCTACTTGGGATGCGGAAACATCCGTGTGATGATTTGCCGGGTCTCTGCAGCCCGGATCGCACAGCTCAGTCAACGGGGCTGGTGGACACGGTGTCACTGTCCCCAGCGGCTCTGTGCCCCCCAGTCAGCACCTCACACCTTCGCTGTCTCCCTGCTTTATTAGTAAAGCCGGACCCCCCCGAGGACCTGCGGGTCTCACCCATCCCCGGGGAGAccaagaagctgctgctggagtgGAGCCCGCCGGGGTCCTGGCCCTTCCCAGAATATTTCCCGCTGAAATATCGCATCCGCTATGCCCAGGAGGAGAGCTCCATCACCAAAACGGTACtggccaccccccccccctcccacacggggtaaactgaggcacagctgaGGGATGAACCCCCGAGCAAGGCTGCGTCCTGGCCCCCCAGCCCATGAGTGCCCCTAACCCCGCTCCCCCCCTAGATTGGGCCGTATGAGCAGACATCTTACACCCTGACGGGAGTGCAACCCGGGACCCTCCACCACGTTCAAGTGGCCGCAAAGGACGTCACGGACTCGGGGGAGTTCAGCGCCTGGAGCGCGCCGGCCTCGGGGACGCCCTGGACGGAGCCATGACAGGCAGCGCCAGGCCagcatccccttccccatcctgctcctctcccttctcccactgAGGGACCCCACCTGCCCCAGCCACTCTGTCCCCATATCCCCAGCAGTGTGGAGCCACCAGTTACTGGAAGGACCCACCAGAAACAGGCAATAAACCAGTTTGAGGCCCTGATCCCCATCCTGGTTTGTGATATTCTCCACCAAGCAACTCAGCTGCCCCTGGGGCCGGTGATTTTGCTGCCTGGGAGGCTGGACGGGGCCAGGCCGGCCCTGGTCGTGGGTAGAGCAGGGGTCACTGGCTGCGACTGGCCCCGATCACCTCAGCTGGTCCATATGGCCCGGATTGGGCCCTGTGGAGGGCCCAGAGCAGCCACTTTGCCCCTCCAAGGCCTGGGCTGGTCCCTATGGCCTCAGCTGTTCCTTAGGGCTCCCCTCAGGCCCCCATGGCCCCTCTCCACGGCCTGAGGGGGCCTCCAGGGCCCACACCGGCCTCCAGGGCCCGGCCCGCTGCCCCCGGAGACCTCCCGGGGCTCGACTCTCGCCCGCGGAACCTCCTTTCGAGTggccgcgggcgggcgggctATTGGCGGCAGCACAGCTCGTTGACGGACGGCAGAGACAGCCAGTAGCAGGCGAGGATCCACCGGGCTACGGCCAGTTGCACCAATGAGCGGCGGAGGAGGGCGGGGCTGTTTCCAGGAAGCGGCGGGTCGCGGCGGGGACCCGCCGTGCTGCGCCCTCATCCAGTGAGGGCGGAAGAGCGCCGGCCGCCCCCGATGCGCATGCGCGGTGCTCCCCGCGCCGCCAGGCTCCCGCATGCGcagtgcggggccggggctgggcctGGTATTGGGCCCCAGGGCATGCAACCCCCGGTCAGGAGCTGTAATCTTTGCCGGAGCCCTCTTCAAACTCCTCTTCTTCTCTCAGattcctcattttttctttctctgaggcTTCTTTTGGCCCTCTGGCCCTTTCAGGGCATCCCTACTCCCACCACAATACTTGCTGAGCTCTTCCTTGTGCCCCGCAGCCATCCTTTATCTCTGTAGCTCCCTTTGGATCCCTCTTGTTCCCTCAGAACCCTTCCTGAGGTTCCTTTTTGTGCCCCGGAGCAGTTTTTGTCCCCTGTGCTATCTGTTACCAGGAAATaataaccaagaaaactctctaaaccaaatgatagcTTAGAAAGCtgacactggtttattgcagttttTGGGTtcatgggggatctctcctcctggcatgcacacccagggacaaaagcacactcgtTATATAcgttacagaaaaatgaatattcatacaattgcTGAGAAAAACctgcctattccaagaaacctattccaagagaagatactgttctggttcttacaggatttatctcttctcctggcatcagagctgtgaatcaagtcaatttagacactacaaagatgttgttcacagtcttgtttatctctggccctttgtaattagtgaggaatttaacagagaccttggattctctaagactaagctcaagcaagaatcagtgatgactataactaagcgttatcagtcccagaagcagatcctgtcttcaa includes:
- the EBI3 gene encoding interleukin-27 subunit beta gives rise to the protein MKWLWVVAFVAPACTVPYNGTAGSTGDGGRCALQHGTLGTEVLLRCPAAAGGAAEWRRGGTVLGTYPAPGLALPNASLADEGHYSCHHPGTGETWATVCLRLGYPPVPPAIECWAISYPQAVNCSWVLAPDPLLDTDFVATYRHGVWGAVERGECVHTGPRSCSFGDVQMFSLTPYEVNVTAMNPLGAASGLLPFLLESIIKPDPPEDLRVSPIPGETKKLLLEWSPPGSWPFPEYFPLKYRIRYAQEESSITKTIGPYEQTSYTLTGVQPGTLHHVQVAAKDVTDSGEFSAWSAPASGTPWTEP